The following nucleotide sequence is from Salvia miltiorrhiza cultivar Shanhuang (shh) chromosome 7, IMPLAD_Smil_shh, whole genome shotgun sequence.
ttccttttttggcaatacactctctctctacactgaatatttaaataaattctaccaacccactttatctactttatacacatttcttaatctacgtgccgaaaagaaataggtcatttcgtttgggacggagggagtaccttttatccactctcaatacactcaataatattttttcttaaaactcgtgccactccctcctaggaagttctttcatggacggagggagtagtaaggAATGGTAGCacggattttaaaaaaatttgtaggagtattatttatttagttagtgggAAAAGGAGCAGAAGAAAAGtggaaaaatacaaaaaaaatagtgaatgGAGAATGTGGCCCATGTGTTAATGAGTGCATAAAGGACTCacaaatttactaaaaatagattataCAATATTTCGTGGATGAAGAGAgtatttattattatcattaaaaagtaaaattttaaaaagttatATATTCTGACTTAGAATTAGTAattgatattaatataaaaaataattatagaatTTAATTAGATGAGTGCATccctattaattattttaaaattataaaaaatatggagtaataaataaaatttaacaaaattaaaataaattaaaagtaagACATTTTGGAATACTACCCTTTCAAATTAGTCAATTACTAAAACAACATAAACTTGTCAAGATAGTAAAATGGACAAAAtaacattttttcttttcagacgaccacttcaatattaaatttgactaaaaaatataaaagaaaaataaaaaatattatgagaagttttttaaaaattatttcctCCCTCTATAAAAATATACTATCTAATTTGATATTTTCGTTCATCCacataaaatataatacaaGTTTTTCTTTCATCATAAAGTGgtactccttttttttttaggtCATAAATTGATACTCTtattcaatcactttattaaagtTCATGCCATTTGCAGTGGATACACTTTATATagacaaatataataatttttatacacAATATGATAAATGTGGGAAACATACTTAAACCACCTAACATATTACTTGCTTCATAAATCAAAGCtctttataaaattatttactaTTTATATCTTTTGAATTCTGCATCACACCTAAGAAATATAATAGcataatactttattttatatatttttatcaaacGCGAGATTGATATCTAATAAAATAGTATAGATATCAAATATTATCTCATATCACATAGCAAACGAGTCCCAATTTAAAATAtacgtaattaaaataaatgcgATGTAATATAGTAAAAGAGACTAAAAGATCCCGGGACTTGGCTCCGTCTCTAACCTGCACCATCATCGGCACGGCCAGCGCATGTGCCCGCACTCCCTCAGCCCCCTCCGGCGTCGTGCACAGCAGCTCCAGCGCTGCCAACGACCGCTCCGCCACTGCACCCTCCGCGTCAGCCAGCGCCTCCACCACTGCCGCCACCGCCCCCGCCCCCACGGCCGTGCGCCGGTTCTCCTCCACCAGGCAGAGCGCCAGCAGCACCTTGCTCGCCGCCTTCCGCGCCACCCCCTCCCGCAGGCATGCCACCACGCCGCCCAGCACCGCCGTCGGGCAGCCGTCCGCGGCGGAGCGCGGGTTGGGGACCAGTGACCGCTCCAGCAGGTGGACCGCCCCGACCCGGCCCGACTCCGACCCGGACCCGAACCGGAGCTCCGCCTCGCGGAAGAGCTCCTCGAGGGCGGCGCCGTCGAGGGGTGGGGCGTCGGCGTCCGGGTTCGGGTCGGGCGCGGGTTCGGGTTCGGATTCGGGTTTGGGCTGGGAATACGGTTGGCCCATGGGCGAGTTGGAGAGTGGGAATCGCCACTGGGTGAAGCTCTGGGAGGTgttggaagaggaggaggaggaggactCCGGCTGCGGCCgctgcggcggcggaggcggaggcgcgGCCTGAGGGAGGGGCGGCGGGGTGGAGCTGGTGGGGCTGAGGACTGTTTGAGCGCAGTGGCGGAAGAATCCGCACGAAAACAGCTGGCTGCGTGGGGCGGTTTTGAGCTTCGGTTGGTTTGTTTTCATGGCGGCGAAGATCAAGATCAGAAATTCCggcggaggagagagagagatcgtgtgtgtgtgtgtgtgtgtttttgcatggagagagagagagagagatcagtaAAGAGGAGAGGTGGGGACTTGTTCACTGACAAGAAAGCGATGCTTCCAAATCGGGCTTCATTGATTGAAATGTTGGATGATTTTCGGGCTGTAGATAGTGGGCCGGGCCCAATTCAGTTTATTTTTATCGAATGTGGGCTGTGAATAGAAATTTAGGAGAATTttgatgaatatatatattttgagagaTTTGATGAATATGTATTGATTCCcaaattattctattaaattaTCTGATTCGATTTTGAAAAGTAGAGAAATGAGGTTGGCTTGGGGGCTTTCTGAACAATGTATCAACGTTGAGGCCCATAAATAGCCCAAAGGCCGGGAAGGGGATATGTTATAACAATAAATAAGCCCACTCTTATtccttttatttgtatttatgATAATCTGTCGTCGCTATTTTCGATGTACAGAAACATTAGATGCAACAAACTTAAGACTATGGTGCTTGTATATTTAGAAGAATTCAAGTATATTGTATTCATAttctttgaaaaatataaatttatatcacaaattatttataattgatCATCTGCCTCTACTTACTTATATATGTGTGGTGTGGTTATCATGAGAGctatattttttataagaaTGCGAGAATAATGcatttttctataaaattaatgaattcactattaaaattaataatttcaaaaaaaaaatggattttttGCCTCCTTTAAAATGTGAATACAAGTACGGTATTCCATCTGGATAATATATCTATCATGAATTTTTATAATCGAAAGATTgagaataatttttattctcatttttatcTAATATAACCCAAACCATGTGTCTGCATCTAATTAAATAGATCGACGTGACCTCCACGTGGATAACTTGTATTATTGAAAACAAATGCCTCATACTATCAATATAGTATCCAGACAATACTCATAATTTAGAGGTGCCTATGGTCCCGTTCCCGGTTTGAATCGGAATCGAACCGTTGGCTCAGCGATTCTGAAATTTGGAATCGGAACAAAACCAGCTAGCAGGGCAGACAGTTTGGATTCGAATCATGAATCGGGTTTACGGCTCGAACCGTCCGACCCTCTTTTTTATAggtaaatttgtatttttacataaaaaattattcctTTCGTTCACAAAAATTATGTCACATTGCTTTTgacacgtgttttaataaaatgtgagtcgAGCTGACAGTGAAGTAAGAGGTCCTATTTAATAAAATGGATGTGGTATATCTTCTGTGAACGGACAAAAAAGAATCTTGTGACATAATTTTcttggacgaagggagtaactaatttctaaattttttatataaataaattattttaaagtttattAATAAACGGGCAATTTTCATATATTGGCTGTCTTCTTCTACCCCAACCCAACAGGCAACAGCAGCCACTCTCATccacgtttccaaaacttgcaGTCGCGACCACATTCGGCTTCGTGGGACCCACCCACATCGCTTTGcgtcggtgaagattgaagatagctagattgattatttaaataagtttaaatatattaaaattaatatttttcttttttctgagcGATAAAATTAAAGCTGACGAAGAGTTTTCGAGGAGATTAATTGCCAGAATGCCAGTATaccttcattttaatttttagcatcactatttttttacttaattgagacataaaatttcaatttttaaaatttacctGAATTAAACAGGcaacatttttaatatatgtgGACGTCAAACTTTTTAAAGTGAATGTTAAAacattattttcttttctcctCGCAATAGTTAGCTCATATAAAAATGTCAAGCAATAAAATTTCGACATCTACTTAGAATTAAATTTGtctcaaattttaattcaagtcgaattctaaaatattcaaaatttatgtattaactaactaaaaatattaattaattaaaaatcaaaatttgagtaTACTACAGCATTCACAGACAATCGACCGTTTTCAAGGAGTTAGTTTCAGATGAAAATATTAAATGTtgtaaaaatgtaaaaatatcatATCGCATTTATTTTATACTCGCATAATTCAGCTTGACAATAAATCGCAATTCAAATTGACATATTTTATATTACTTGAGAGTTCAAATAACCACAAGTGAAAATGACAAATATTACCAATTCTCTAAAAAATAATGGATTAATTGTCTATAAATGCACGAACTATActgaaattttgatttttaattcgataattttttggtcaaaaaatacgTTTACTTTAAATATTTTGGAATTTAGCATAAGTCCAAAAGTTCGTTGGTCAATAATTGATTGTTTAGAGTTCGATGAACAATTTGAATTCACCGTTAGAAATATCTTGCTGATAGTTCTCTAATCATACTCATATTATTGGATTTTAGTCATCAGAATCAATCGAAAAAATTATAGAGTTTCATGACATCAATTTTCATACAATTTTTCAACTGGCTAAAATTcgataatataaataatagtatTAGAAAGATTACTTCAAGAGTTTTCTAACGGTACATTTAGATTATCCATCGAATTTCAGACAATCAGATTATTAGTCAATAAAATTtggactatgctcaaattcttaaaaaataaaaatttatatatttttaataataaataaatttaattatcaaaatttaatataattcgTGTACTTATAAATGATTAACCCAAAAACAAAAGATCTGCACAAAGATTTCGAAATCTGGTGATTAGGCAAACTCGATTTTCCTCGTGCTATATTGTTTGGATGGACCACACACCACAATTATTTCCACAATTTTTACGGAAACTtatctgttttcttttttgtggTTATAAATTCGTTTCTAAATGAGTCGTACAAACGTTACTAAATAGAAGTAGGCCCAActgtaattattattttaaaattttaaattgaacgaTAAAAAAGTACGAATACTATTTTTTACTATttcatttgatttgatttgatatccCCAAGTTGACACCAAGCGGTGTGATATCCTGTTTCTGAATAATGAGGTTCCGAGTTCAAACCCCCACTACTCCCCCgccccaactcccccaaatcaaaaaaaaaaattgatttgatcggtaatttttttgaattatttaatttaatttgttggactaattgaatataaattatttaacttTCGACAAATTCTCACGTTacatacaaattttaaattttttattaaactatttgattttaatttttttattttaacatattcacctctttttttttgttttatcatGGTGGCatgatataaatatatttacttGACATAAATATGCTCGTGTGACTTAAATATAACCGTGTGAACAAATAAAACCATAGTCGTTTTATATAATTGAatcgaaacgacgtcgttctaGGCCTGAAGTTTGAAGGTGAAATGAGCGaatatgcaaaataaaaataataatattaattgattGGTTTTAATAAAGATTTCATTAAAGTTtgtttataaaataagaatttgttAAAAATTTAATGCTACCTTAGTTCACGAAAAAACTTCCTACTTTTCGTTATTGGAACGTTCATAAAAGAACTTTATATCTATTTTTGAACTACACCCCGTCACCTATAAATCTTTCATTTaccgtgaaaaaaaaaaaatctttatacCTGGCAATGGACAATCAAGGATCACCACTTATTTATACAACGCGATACACGTGTGTAATGAAATTATctttatcttttaatttaattcttattcTGCTTGGATAAAGGAATATGCCTTGCACTTGCACCGTTGCACGTACGTAGTAATTGATACAAGAAAAATATCAGCtcatgaagagagagagagagtagcaGTAACATATATTGATGCCACCTGTTATTAGGGACGTCAATTGGACCAGTTCCTCGGGTTTCAGGTTAATCGGGCTGaggattttgtcgggttataaattttcaaccctaacacTAAagattcgggtttcgggctagcccatcgggctagtcggcttaaatgcgtaaaaataaaataatcatttgtattttgttatttttaatgatctaatgtataatgtataaaatatacataaaaatcaaagatgtaaattatatagcaagcatgaaatgcaaaaatataagctattgaaaaaaacatcaagattacataatatataaaataagttggtaacgaaaaaataataaaatatccaacaatagtttcaATTCATATATAGAATCAAAGAATctaaaaaatacagaaaagtgaaatgataagactttataatattttgtcattttgttttatttttatatctaaatatttaatattaagtattcgggtttcgggttagtcgggtcgaccctatcgggtgccgggctattcggttacgggctaatcggattgtaacttttatcgggttgaaaatattcaaccctaaccctctcgaaTAGCGGGTTAATCGGACCAA
It contains:
- the LOC130994910 gene encoding U-box domain-containing protein 25 translates to MKTNQPKLKTAPRSQLFSCGFFRHCAQTVLSPTSSTPPPLPQAAPPPPPPQRPQPESSSSSSSNTSQSFTQWRFPLSNSPMGQPYSQPKPESEPEPAPDPNPDADAPPLDGAALEELFREAELRFGSGSESGRVGAVHLLERSLVPNPRSAADGCPTAVLGGVVACLREGVARKAASKVLLALCLVEENRRTAVGAGAVAAVVEALADAEGAVAERSLAALELLCTTPEGAEGVRAHALAVPMMVQWMGGMEGGRGKEHAVSVLAVIYGGAEEGGAAVAPAEEVARAVTLALQGECSARARRKGAQLLKILSENGRLEMTDDER